The genomic DNA TTTTTGAGTTCCTTGCGCTCCTCGCCCGTCAACCTGACCTTGTATTTCAACAGCGGCATATCAACCCCCTTTCTGAAGATTGCTATACCGCTATTTTAGCGTCAATGCAAGTGTGACATGACACTAGTCGAGGTGCAGGAACGTTTGGACAGGCGACTCATGGTGTCCTGTAAGGGGGAGATTCTTACCCCGCAGGAAACGCCTCCTCTTGCCTCACAACTACGTGCTTCGATTGATGCCTACTACGCAAATGGGGGTTGGGCCAAACTGGCCGAGGATCTACTGCACGACCCGAACCCGCCGAAGCGTTTTCAGTCCGGTAAGAAACACATCGGCCTTGGTTGGGAGCCATCCTGGTACAACAATGAAGATGGAAAGCGCACTCATAGAGAGCTGGTTCTGGCGGGGATGGAACGGGCTCGGCTTCAGGGCAAGCATATTGGAAGACACAAGCGTGTGATCGACCAGGAAGGATTCTTGCAGCGCCTACAGACGACGGTGAATCGTATCGCCGAGGGCGTCATTTCCCGGCGACAATCGGCCCGGGAATTGGGCATTGGCTATGCTACCCTTAAACGCCTGCTCGACGCCAATTTCAACTCGCTGCAAGAAAAGCAGGACAGCATAGCTCTTCACTCCCGTCAGAGAACCTATTTTCTTCTCTACAGATTGGCTTCGCATGAACAATTCATTCCATCGATCTGAAGAGTAATGGACTTGATATCTTGGGCTGTTTCAATATGATTGGTCATTTGCTCTTCTCCGAATTCATCCGTTACACTCTGCCAATTGTTGGTTAAACTTCAATTGGTTTCGCTATCGTTCACAACTTTGTTGAGGTATGGTAGAACTTCACGCCAGACCTTCAGCGCCTCTTTGTAAGCCATCTTCCCCTTGTCCGTAAGTTCATAGACCTTGCGCTCTCTACCCCCGGTCGCTTCCGCGTTCACCACGGCGTAATCGCCCTTCGCCAGCTCGTTCAGAATCGGATAGATCGTCGCATACGCAGGGGTACAGCAACCCTGGGTAAACTGGCGCATTTTCTCCAGGAGAGCATAGCCATGGGTTGGTCCCTGATAAAGTGTTTGCAGAATGAGAAACTTGGAAAGGCTCATATTAATTAAAGATTTCCAATAAGCTTGACTCTCTAGCTGCATAATCGTTTCCTTATGAAGATCATCGATATATCGAGCATCTATGTATTACCTCAATGAATACGCTTTGTCAATAATCGTATAGGCATCGCTCTCAGAACAGGAGGTCCGTACCCGTAGGAGTTGGCTTACCCTGTTCGGAGGCGATGATATGTGTGAGGCTCAGCATCTCAGTCTGGTGGCATCGGTTCATCAACGGTTATTGAAGCGCTGCGCTCTTCAGCAGTTGCTGTATCGGCTCTCCCTGACGCCCCAAATTAGGCTATTGACAAAAGTCCATTAGGTGCTGAGAATATGTAGATATCTGCATATTGTCCTGAAAGGGGGATTGTATGAGGGACCTTCTGAAAGCCTTCAAAGCGCTGTCTGACGACACCAGACTGCGGATCTTGAATGTCTTGCTGGAGCGCGAGTGCTGTGTATGCGAGGTGATGCAGGCACTGAGTATATCACAAAGCAGAACATCCCGTAATCTTGGTATTCTCAATGACGCCGGATTTCTCAAATCCCACCGGGATGGGATGTGGACGGTATACGCGATCGATTATGACGCTATCCGCCAATATCGGCCCAAACTGGTTGAGCTCGTCGGACTAGCGCTTGAGGGGAATAGCGAAGCACAGAAGGACCGGGAGCGCCTGAGGAAGGCTGAGCGGGTAGGACCCGGCTGCGCCGCGGTTTGCACCAGGTGAAATTTTTACCCGTCTCATGCGCTCATGTACATATGCGAGGTAGCAATTGACTTGAGGCGTTCCCTGATGTCGGCACGGGCTACGGCACAGCCATGGAATTGCTTTTGGTTGAAACAGATTTGAGCAGTCCTACCACATTGGTGATTCGCAACATCATGGAACAAGAAGATGCTGATCTATCTCTTTACGGTATTGGTCGTGGCCGCTATCAGCGGGCTCGTTTTCGGACTTGTCACATCATAAGGAGAAAATATGAACATCAAGGTGCTGGGGCCTGATTGTCCCAAGTGCAGACAACTGGAGAAGACGGTCGAGGAGGTGGTCAAAGAGATGGGGTTGGATATCACAGTAGAAAAGGTAAGCGATATGAAGAAGATCATGAATTATCGTATTTTGATGACTCCGGGGTTGGTCATCGATGAAAAAGTGGTGGTCTCCGGTAAAGTGCCGAATAAGGTCGAGGTCACCCGGTATATCACCAGCGCCTTGGCCAAAGGATAGGGGCCCAGAGGCAAAGGCCAATTTCCCGTCCACGGGAAGAGGGGAGGAAAATCAATGAATACCGTGCTCATAAAATTGGGGAGACCCTTGCCTGAGCTATTCGGGTTCAAAGGAGGGACGCCTTATTACCTCCTAGCTGAAGAAGCATCGGAGGGTGAGACCATCCTCAGCCTGATGCGCAAATTGGCTAGAACTCACCCCGATTTCGCGGCCGTCGCCTTCAATTCCGATCCCGAAGGCAAAGATACCTCGCCGTTTATTGTGCGCCTGAATGATCGGATATGTAGTCGCACCGCCACCATCCATGACAGCGATATCGTAGCCCTCTTCCCGGGAGTCGGCTGATGAGGGTGTCATAAGGTGCTCGTGGAGCGCCTAGCGAAACGAAGAGCATCTTCGAATGCCTTGAAGAAGGTAGAAAAGAAATAGGGCATCCGGCGAGTCAGAGAATAGGAGGCAAAAATGGCGGAGTTTCTGGAGACAACCTTCGAGAAGTTAATCTTCAAGGTGAAGGTGGGCTACCTCTACAGTAAGGAGGATTTCTGGGCCGACATAAGGGGCAATGTGGCAACCGTGGGGTTGGCCGACTTCCTTCAGAAGTCCAAAGGAGACGTTGCCTTTCTGGAGACAGTTGAGCCGGGCACACCAGTTAAAAAGGGTCAAGAATTGGGCAAGATCGAGACTATAAAAGCCACCGTTGGGATCATATCGCCGGTCAATGGCAAGGTGATCGAGATCAACCCTGAGCTTGAGGACAGCCCGCACCTTATCAACAGCGACCCTTACGAGGCAGGATGGATATACAAGATCGAACTCACTGATCCAGAGGGAGACAAGGGTAAACTCTTAGAGGCCGAAAGCTACATGAAACTAATGAGGGAAAAGATCGAGAAGGAGGGAAAGAAACTATATGGGTAGGAAGGATAAGAAAGTGGTCGTGATGGCGTGTAGCGGGATCGGCAAACCCTTAGGGGCGCTGGCCCGAGAGACCACGTATGAGTTGATAGAGCGGGTCAGGCCGGGGACTGCCATAACGACCTGTCTGCCTCTCGTGGTGATCGGCGACCCTGAGGCAAGGAATCTGGTTCTGGGGAATCCGGTGATTTCCATCGACGGTTGTGCAAAGGAATGTGCCAAGAAAAGTCTCGAATCTCAGGGGGCGAAAGTGGCTAGGTCTTACCAGACTCTTGATTTCCTGAAGAAGCACAAGGGATTGAAACCGGAGGGCATCAGCGAACTGAACGAGGCAGGGCAGAAGCTTGCCGCACTATCGGCCGATGACCTGGGAGAGGTCGTGGATGAGCTTGTCAAGGAGGATAGATGATGGCCAACGAAGTTCCGTATGTGGGTATCGTTTCATGCAGCGGAGAGGAGTTGCCGGAAGGAACCACTTCCCGAGTCGCCTGTCGCAAGGTGCTTGAAGAGTTGCAGCCTGGGAGAAGCGTCACGATGTGTCTGCCCCTCTTCATCGCTGGCGGGGTAGAGGAGCGGACTTTCGCGTCCAAATATCCTACCATCACTGTGGACGGCTGCGAGAAACGGTGCGCCGCCATAGCTACCGAGAAGCTCTCAGGAAAGCCAGCCAAGTGCCTCATCGTCACTGACATCCTCAAGAAAAAAGGCGTCCCTCGTCCAACCAAGTTACGCCACCTGGGACCGGAAGAAAAGGCCGCCGCCCAGGCAGTTGCTGAGGAAATTGCCAAAGCCATAGACGAAGTCGTGGGAAAGGCATAAGGAGATAACATGGCCATTTATAAGAACAAGGTAGAATGGCGCGGCGAGCACCTGGGTTACACATGGTGTCAGAATGGAGTCGAAATGAAGTTCTCCGCCCCACCTACCCTATTCGGCCTGCCAAATGTACTCACCCCTGAGGATGCCTTTGTGGCGGCGGCTAATACCTGCTACCAAATGATGGTCATCTGGGCTATGGAGCGGTTCAAGATAGAGCTTGTCTCCTTTGAGTGCGAGGCTGAAGGCGAGGTGGAAGAATTCATCGACCGAACATCGTGGTTCAAGAAGGTGACACTGTCTCCGAAAATCGTGGTCAGAGGGAAATCGCAAGCGACAGTGCAGCGAGCCCTTGAGATGGCGCTGAAGTACTCAACGATCTGCCAGTCGCTCAAATCCGAAGTGAGCATCAAGCCAACCATCTTGGTGCAGTAGGTGATTGCCGATGCGAGAAAGATATCAAATCGCCTTTCTTGGAGGAGGTCCTGCTGGATACCAGGGCGCGATACGTGCAGCGCAGCTCGGCGTCCGTGTAGCGGTAGTTGAAGAGAAGCTCTTGGGAGGTGTTTGTCTCAACAAGGGTTGCATACCCACCAAGACGGTACGGGCCTCTGCCGAGATCGGCCGGTCCATGCGCCGGGCCCAGGAGTATGGATTTCAACCCGTCGAGGCGATCCCGGATATGACTGCCATCATTGCCCGGAAAGAGAGGGTAGTGGCCAGTTTGCGCTGGAGCATCGAGCGGCTATTTCAGGCACACCGGATCGATCTGGTGGAGGGAAAAGGGCGCTTAATCAGTCCACACAAGATAGAGGTGGAAAAGGACGGACACGCAGACCTGGTAGAAGCGGAAAAAGTGGTTATCTCTACCGGCTCTCGACCAGCAACCCCGCCAGCATTCCAGCAAGAGCCGGGGATATTCTTGGCCGATGAGATTTTCAACATCACTTCCCTACCGAGCGAGTTGCTGGTAGTAGGT from Dehalococcoidia bacterium includes the following:
- a CDS encoding PadR family transcriptional regulator, producing the protein MSLSKFLILQTLYQGPTHGYALLEKMRQFTQGCCTPAYATIYPILNELAKGDYAVVNAEATGGRERKVYELTDKGKMAYKEALKVWREVLPYLNKVVNDSETN
- a CDS encoding metalloregulator ArsR/SmtB family transcription factor; this encodes MRDLLKAFKALSDDTRLRILNVLLERECCVCEVMQALSISQSRTSRNLGILNDAGFLKSHRDGMWTVYAIDYDAIRQYRPKLVELVGLALEGNSEAQKDRERLRKAERVGPGCAAVCTR
- a CDS encoding thioredoxin family protein produces the protein MNIKVLGPDCPKCRQLEKTVEEVVKEMGLDITVEKVSDMKKIMNYRILMTPGLVIDEKVVVSGKVPNKVEVTRYITSALAKG
- a CDS encoding MoaD/ThiS family protein, whose protein sequence is MNTVLIKLGRPLPELFGFKGGTPYYLLAEEASEGETILSLMRKLARTHPDFAAVAFNSDPEGKDTSPFIVRLNDRICSRTATIHDSDIVALFPGVG
- the gcvH gene encoding glycine cleavage system protein GcvH produces the protein MAEFLETTFEKLIFKVKVGYLYSKEDFWADIRGNVATVGLADFLQKSKGDVAFLETVEPGTPVKKGQELGKIETIKATVGIISPVNGKVIEINPELEDSPHLINSDPYEAGWIYKIELTDPEGDKGKLLEAESYMKLMREKIEKEGKKLYG
- a CDS encoding putative zinc-binding protein, giving the protein MGRKDKKVVVMACSGIGKPLGALARETTYELIERVRPGTAITTCLPLVVIGDPEARNLVLGNPVISIDGCAKECAKKSLESQGAKVARSYQTLDFLKKHKGLKPEGISELNEAGQKLAALSADDLGEVVDELVKEDR
- a CDS encoding putative zinc-binding protein, whose product is MMANEVPYVGIVSCSGEELPEGTTSRVACRKVLEELQPGRSVTMCLPLFIAGGVEERTFASKYPTITVDGCEKRCAAIATEKLSGKPAKCLIVTDILKKKGVPRPTKLRHLGPEEKAAAQAVAEEIAKAIDEVVGKA
- a CDS encoding OsmC family protein — encoded protein: MAIYKNKVEWRGEHLGYTWCQNGVEMKFSAPPTLFGLPNVLTPEDAFVAAANTCYQMMVIWAMERFKIELVSFECEAEGEVEEFIDRTSWFKKVTLSPKIVVRGKSQATVQRALEMALKYSTICQSLKSEVSIKPTILVQ